A DNA window from Candidatus Protochlamydia naegleriophila contains the following coding sequences:
- the lnt gene encoding apolipoprotein N-acyltransferase has translation MIFRENQLVAKECLLTTFQKYALLAVSFLIVAFGQPVWSVWLGLLAAICGFALFWRVLLAIPSRKERFYVAMGWYAAVQMVQLGWFASHPYAYIYGVLFFCAWLMGTQFGLLALAIHPSTFRRLSYLLALAGGWTVLEWSRLFILSGLSFNPVGLALSGAVYPLQLASVGGIYLLSFWVILTNLCILRAWLFHCRFAQVATALGLAFFPYLAGAIHFHYHAGQMGQDPRSVAVVLVQPASPIEENMGFQSAEEARDFVLHEWINILATTQKQLGRKVDLMVLPEYVVPYGTFHPVFPVDSIKGVWRQLFGPQALEALAPLEEPYAALLQTDNGKKWLVSNAFIVQSLANLFQAYVVVGLEDSVYVDEEQSRHESYSAAFHFSPNNLPAERYEKRVLVPMGEYIPFEFCRQLAARYGIAGSFTCGKEAKIFEGPVPYGATICYEETYGDLMRDNRRKGAELLVNLTNDGWYPHSRLPKQHFDHARLRTVESGIPLARACNTGITGGIDSLGQIVGVLGPDHMQTQELADSLYLDIPAYHYQTLYVQWGDRFILSLCSVFILAAVIIRKRNR, from the coding sequence GTGATATTCCGAGAAAATCAGTTAGTTGCGAAAGAGTGTTTATTGACCACTTTTCAAAAATATGCCTTGCTGGCCGTCTCTTTTTTGATCGTCGCCTTTGGACAGCCCGTTTGGAGTGTCTGGCTTGGACTCCTTGCGGCTATTTGTGGATTCGCCCTTTTTTGGCGCGTATTGCTGGCCATTCCATCTAGAAAAGAGCGCTTTTATGTCGCAATGGGATGGTACGCGGCTGTGCAAATGGTTCAGCTCGGCTGGTTTGCTTCTCATCCATACGCCTATATTTACGGTGTCTTATTTTTCTGTGCCTGGTTGATGGGGACTCAGTTTGGGCTCTTGGCTTTGGCTATCCATCCTTCCACTTTCAGACGCCTCTCTTACTTGCTTGCCTTGGCTGGTGGCTGGACAGTGCTTGAGTGGTCTCGTTTATTCATTTTGTCGGGCCTGTCTTTCAATCCTGTGGGATTGGCATTATCGGGGGCTGTGTATCCCTTACAGCTCGCATCGGTGGGCGGTATTTATCTGCTCTCTTTTTGGGTCATTCTGACGAATTTGTGCATTTTGCGTGCGTGGCTTTTTCATTGCCGTTTTGCCCAGGTTGCAACAGCGCTTGGCTTGGCCTTTTTTCCTTATTTAGCGGGGGCCATCCATTTTCACTACCATGCAGGGCAAATGGGGCAGGATCCAAGGTCGGTTGCCGTCGTTCTTGTTCAGCCGGCATCGCCGATTGAAGAAAATATGGGGTTTCAAAGCGCTGAAGAAGCGCGTGACTTCGTACTACACGAATGGATCAATATTTTGGCGACAACGCAAAAGCAGCTCGGACGAAAAGTCGATCTCATGGTTCTGCCAGAATACGTTGTTCCCTATGGAACGTTTCATCCTGTTTTCCCCGTCGACAGTATCAAAGGGGTGTGGAGGCAGCTGTTTGGTCCGCAGGCCTTAGAGGCTTTGGCTCCGCTTGAGGAGCCTTATGCGGCCCTTTTGCAGACCGATAATGGAAAAAAATGGCTTGTCTCTAATGCCTTCATCGTACAATCGCTAGCCAATTTATTCCAAGCCTATGTAGTAGTTGGCTTAGAAGATAGCGTCTATGTCGATGAGGAGCAGAGCCGTCATGAGTCTTATAGTGCGGCCTTTCACTTTTCTCCCAACAACTTGCCGGCAGAGCGGTATGAAAAGCGTGTACTGGTTCCTATGGGAGAGTACATTCCTTTCGAGTTTTGCCGCCAATTGGCTGCTCGGTATGGCATCGCTGGCTCTTTCACCTGTGGCAAAGAGGCTAAGATTTTTGAAGGGCCAGTTCCTTATGGCGCCACCATCTGCTATGAGGAAACGTATGGTGATTTGATGAGGGATAATCGACGAAAGGGGGCGGAGCTGTTAGTCAATTTGACCAATGATGGGTGGTATCCTCATTCCCGTTTGCCAAAGCAGCATTTTGACCATGCGCGGTTGCGTACAGTTGAAAGCGGTATTCCCTTAGCAAGAGCGTGCAATACCGGGATTACGGGAGGTATTGACAGCTTGGGACAAATCGTTGGTGTCTTAGGACCCGACCACATGCAAACACAAGAACTGGCTGATTCACTGTATCTTGATATTCCAGCGTATCACTATCAAACCCTGTATGTACAATGGGGTGATCGCTTTATCTTGAGCCTCTGCAGCGTATTTATTTTGGCTGCCGTAATCATCAGAAAGAGAAATAGATAA
- a CDS encoding D-alanine--D-alanine ligase family protein gives MFKIALICGGPSQERGISLNSARSVLDHLSCEAIEIIPVYVDYNKNFYALSSAQLYSNTPADFDFKLNQTAKRLDRPELADLLRSVDLTFPVIHGTFGEDGELQAILEDMGVPFVGASSASCRQMFCKYSAGKVLKQAGFPTLPSLLLTSNMSHALDSIREFFEMHGLTRAIVKPSIGGSSIGVSSVSTPEEVLQKSQALFENGFAQKVLVEPFCEGREFTVMVFANREGSPVALVPTEIEMSYQNNQIFDYRKKYLPTNQATYHTPARFGDSITQAIRQRVEAIFKLFNMREFARLDGWLMSDGTLYFTDINPVSGLEQNSFLFRQSSLLGLTHQQILYYVVEQACRRHHRKPPLLKESSSTNRSAVHVLFGGSNAERQVSLMSGTNVWLKLLRSSRFMPTPFFYDVDGFIWKLPYAYTLDHTVEEIHQHCNAVTQGRRDLPSYLEEILQALGIQSEFSQQPEKMSLQKFLQFSCQEKAFVFIAMHGGEGEDGTLQSCLEAYGLKHNGSDSKASRLCMDKYLTGEVINLLSDPSLLSIPKQILQVDELMSNPTLDFEALWKSICQDLKSERFIIKPRQDGCSAGIVLIQSRLDLERYFRFAKSKITSIPAYSFENQKEVIEMPSCQSGEYLIEPYIETDRITIENQVLRHTPKQGWIELTVGVLELNGVYRALNPSIAVAEGAVLSLEEKFQGGTGVNLTPPPESIISAQASKKIKHLIEKAAQRLGIANYARIDVFFNIQTEKMIVIEANTLPGLTPSTVLYHQGLAEEPPLAPVKLLETLILSRIEKKEGWNLSDKVEEELLSCVD, from the coding sequence ATGTTTAAGATTGCACTCATTTGTGGAGGTCCCTCGCAAGAGCGGGGAATTTCTCTCAATTCAGCCCGTTCTGTGTTGGATCATTTATCTTGCGAAGCCATTGAAATCATTCCTGTCTATGTCGACTACAACAAAAATTTTTATGCCTTGTCGTCTGCTCAGCTCTATTCGAATACACCTGCCGATTTCGACTTTAAATTGAATCAGACAGCCAAACGGTTAGATAGGCCGGAATTGGCAGATCTGCTTCGGTCGGTAGACCTTACTTTTCCAGTCATCCATGGCACGTTTGGAGAAGATGGAGAGTTGCAAGCTATTTTAGAAGACATGGGTGTGCCTTTTGTTGGAGCTAGTAGTGCAAGCTGCCGCCAGATGTTTTGCAAATACAGTGCTGGTAAGGTTTTAAAGCAAGCCGGATTCCCAACCCTTCCATCACTGCTTCTTACTTCAAATATGTCTCATGCTCTCGATAGCATTCGCGAATTTTTTGAGATGCATGGCCTGACAAGAGCCATAGTCAAGCCTTCTATTGGGGGATCTTCGATTGGTGTTTCCTCTGTTAGCACACCTGAAGAGGTCCTTCAAAAGAGCCAGGCTCTCTTTGAGAATGGGTTTGCTCAAAAAGTTCTCGTCGAGCCATTTTGCGAAGGACGTGAGTTTACTGTAATGGTCTTTGCCAATCGAGAGGGTTCTCCCGTGGCGCTTGTTCCGACTGAAATCGAAATGAGCTATCAAAACAATCAAATTTTTGACTATCGCAAGAAATACCTTCCAACCAATCAAGCAACCTACCATACACCAGCTCGCTTTGGAGATTCTATTACACAAGCGATCAGGCAACGAGTCGAAGCTATTTTTAAACTCTTCAATATGCGCGAATTTGCCCGCCTAGATGGTTGGCTCATGTCTGATGGAACGCTCTATTTTACCGATATCAATCCCGTAAGCGGCTTGGAGCAAAATAGCTTTTTGTTTAGACAGTCTTCTTTACTAGGGCTTACGCATCAACAAATTTTGTATTACGTCGTGGAACAGGCTTGTCGACGCCACCATCGCAAACCGCCGCTTTTAAAAGAGTCCTCCTCTACTAATCGCTCTGCAGTGCACGTCTTATTCGGGGGAAGCAATGCCGAGAGGCAAGTGTCGTTGATGAGCGGAACGAATGTATGGCTTAAGCTTTTGCGCTCAAGCCGTTTCATGCCAACTCCTTTCTTCTACGATGTGGATGGATTTATTTGGAAGCTTCCTTATGCCTATACCCTCGACCATACGGTAGAAGAAATTCATCAGCATTGTAATGCTGTTACGCAAGGGCGCCGGGACCTTCCTAGTTATCTTGAGGAGATTTTGCAAGCCTTAGGCATCCAATCCGAATTTTCTCAGCAGCCGGAAAAAATGTCCTTACAGAAATTTCTGCAATTTTCTTGCCAGGAAAAAGCGTTTGTTTTTATTGCAATGCATGGAGGAGAAGGGGAAGATGGTACCCTACAAAGTTGTTTAGAGGCCTATGGATTGAAGCACAATGGATCTGATTCTAAAGCCTCAAGACTTTGCATGGATAAGTATTTGACAGGCGAGGTTATCAATCTTCTATCAGATCCTTCTCTTTTATCTATTCCTAAGCAAATCTTGCAAGTTGATGAGTTGATGAGCAATCCAACACTTGATTTTGAGGCATTATGGAAATCTATTTGTCAGGATCTGAAAAGTGAGAGATTTATTATAAAACCTCGCCAAGATGGCTGTTCAGCAGGAATTGTATTGATTCAGTCTCGATTGGATTTAGAGCGTTACTTTCGTTTCGCTAAATCGAAAATCACTTCGATCCCAGCCTATTCTTTTGAGAATCAAAAAGAGGTGATCGAGATGCCATCATGCCAATCTGGTGAGTATTTGATTGAACCGTACATTGAAACAGACCGCATTACGATTGAAAATCAAGTGCTGAGGCATACTCCTAAACAAGGATGGATCGAACTCACGGTGGGAGTGTTGGAATTGAATGGAGTTTACCGGGCGCTTAATCCAAGCATTGCCGTGGCAGAAGGGGCGGTACTCAGTTTGGAAGAAAAGTTTCAAGGGGGAACAGGGGTTAACTTGACACCTCCACCAGAGTCAATTATTTCGGCGCAGGCATCCAAAAAAATTAAGCACTTGATCGAAAAGGCGGCACAGAGACTTGGGATTGCAAACTACGCGCGCATCGATGTGTTTTTTAATATTCAGACCGAAAAAATGATCGTCATCGAAGCTAATACGTTGCCCGGTTTAACGCCGTCGACTGTTTTGTACCATCAGGGGTTAGCCGAAGAGCCTCCTTTAGCTCCCGTTAAGCTATTAGAAACCTTGATTCTTTCCAGAATTGAAAAAAAAGAAGGGTGGAATCTCTCTGATAAAGTTGAAGAAGAATTGCTATCATGTGTGGATTAG
- a CDS encoding F-box protein produces the protein MLLNCLTSFLKRFGRPERIDRKNVEKERSEKSLQDLPLEIILLIFSFNSATEYVKASIINKNINWIVKNSSEGESLWKCFCQQKSWPQNCEQLKWEEIYRKNHIFLKQMRSHLSGCHNRSVYTFFRRTSHLTVKGNLVYLQSDSHFHSLDSNRPLPKPLHSSETPILQNNEQRIDNNPYVIAKISTSRTYVEYANEDIPQKIISAFPTMHKNIRQVYQIGKTFVSISNDPTRSTIGLERIHQLDISQDCQSILKVDLNPKNYATYLSDCMDCSCEIIAVALAAENEISLYQLDGEKIGALKHPHAGTQTLVDWNETQPCFRKLLVKNDLVAAISVDSQGELIIYVWNWKQERLLYALTPSFPCIHPLMNESDKLAIENNLLLAYISGYLFVWNVSDGENMGKLKIEVKCRTIDSLTMADQRIIIKTPNQLHLVEFDP, from the coding sequence ATGCTATTAAATTGTCTCACATCATTTTTGAAGCGGTTCGGAAGACCTGAACGCATTGATAGAAAAAATGTTGAGAAAGAACGATCTGAAAAATCACTTCAAGATCTTCCTTTAGAGATCATTTTACTGATTTTTTCATTCAATTCTGCCACTGAATATGTGAAAGCCTCTATTATTAATAAAAATATAAATTGGATAGTGAAAAATAGCTCCGAAGGAGAAAGCCTCTGGAAATGTTTTTGCCAACAAAAAAGCTGGCCACAAAACTGTGAACAACTCAAATGGGAAGAGATCTATCGCAAGAATCACATTTTCTTAAAACAGATGCGCTCTCATTTAAGCGGCTGCCATAACCGTTCTGTATATACATTTTTTAGAAGAACGAGCCATTTAACTGTAAAAGGCAACTTGGTCTACCTGCAATCGGACAGTCATTTTCATTCGCTAGATTCTAACCGGCCGCTCCCTAAGCCGCTTCACTCTTCCGAGACCCCCATTCTTCAAAATAATGAACAGCGCATCGACAACAACCCATACGTGATTGCAAAAATCTCAACTAGCCGAACCTATGTCGAATATGCCAACGAAGATATCCCTCAAAAGATCATTTCTGCTTTCCCAACTATGCATAAAAATATAAGACAGGTTTATCAAATAGGAAAGACATTCGTCTCTATTAGCAATGACCCTACAAGATCAACCATTGGTCTGGAGCGTATCCATCAGCTTGATATAAGCCAAGATTGCCAATCCATTTTAAAGGTCGATTTAAATCCCAAGAATTATGCAACCTACCTCTCCGATTGCATGGACTGCAGCTGCGAAATCATAGCTGTGGCACTCGCAGCAGAGAATGAGATTTCTCTTTACCAGCTGGATGGGGAGAAAATCGGCGCTTTGAAGCATCCTCATGCAGGTACGCAAACACTAGTTGATTGGAATGAGACGCAGCCTTGCTTTCGCAAGCTTTTAGTAAAAAACGATCTAGTCGCAGCCATCTCAGTAGACAGTCAAGGCGAATTAATCATTTACGTGTGGAATTGGAAACAAGAAAGACTCTTGTACGCTCTCACCCCCTCGTTTCCATGTATTCACCCTCTTATGAACGAAAGCGATAAATTGGCAATCGAAAATAACCTTTTACTGGCTTACATCAGCGGTTACTTATTTGTTTGGAATGTAAGCGACGGGGAGAACATGGGAAAATTGAAAATTGAGGTCAAATGCCGCACCATTGACAGCCTGACCATGGCGGATCAGCGGATCATCATTAAAACTCCAAATCAGCTGCACCTAGTTGAATTTGATCCATAA
- a CDS encoding RsmB/NOP family class I SAM-dependent RNA methyltransferase yields MTQKIPFREHHLLTLLEAYDKQTLPLDLFISHYFREHTALGSKDRAFIAETIYALIRWKGLLDYLVPYACWLDRYEAFQTLDQAAIQQKTDIPLHTRVSFPPYLFSLFEDNYGTDKATELCLISNTPAPTTVRVNALKTTRDALLQSWDSQYKVSPTKISPDGIVFHKKINFFGLPEFKEGLFEVQDEGSQLLAQLVRVQPGDQFLDYCAGSGGKTLALAPAMQHKGQIYVHDIRPFALQEARKRLKRAGIQNSQILLPDSPNLNKLKKKMNWVLVDAPCTGTGTLRRNPDMKWKFDENTLPRLIGQQRTIFEKALSFLHPEGRIVYATCSVLKEENQLQLEHFIKTYQLQVEGEIFQSLPAQGEMDGFFGVVLKRA; encoded by the coding sequence ATGACACAAAAAATACCCTTTCGCGAGCACCATTTATTAACTTTACTCGAAGCTTATGACAAGCAGACGCTCCCGCTTGACTTATTCATAAGCCACTATTTTCGGGAACACACCGCCTTAGGCTCAAAAGACCGCGCCTTCATAGCCGAAACGATTTATGCTTTGATTCGTTGGAAAGGGCTGCTCGATTACCTGGTTCCCTATGCTTGCTGGTTGGATCGCTATGAAGCTTTTCAAACGCTTGACCAAGCAGCAATTCAGCAAAAAACAGACATTCCTTTGCATACGCGCGTGAGCTTTCCCCCTTACCTTTTTAGCCTTTTTGAAGACAACTATGGTACGGATAAAGCGACAGAATTGTGCTTAATCAGCAACACTCCGGCTCCGACAACAGTGCGGGTCAATGCCCTGAAGACAACACGCGATGCCTTATTGCAGAGCTGGGATTCGCAATACAAGGTTTCCCCAACCAAAATATCCCCAGACGGGATCGTCTTTCACAAAAAAATTAACTTCTTCGGCCTCCCCGAATTCAAAGAAGGCCTTTTTGAAGTGCAAGATGAAGGAAGCCAATTACTCGCTCAACTCGTTCGCGTCCAGCCAGGTGATCAATTTTTAGATTACTGTGCAGGATCGGGCGGCAAGACATTGGCCTTAGCTCCTGCTATGCAGCATAAAGGGCAAATTTACGTTCACGATATTCGCCCCTTTGCCTTGCAAGAAGCACGCAAGCGCCTCAAGCGCGCCGGCATTCAAAACAGTCAGATTCTTCTTCCTGACAGCCCTAATCTGAACAAGCTGAAAAAGAAAATGAATTGGGTTTTAGTCGATGCACCTTGTACAGGCACCGGAACGCTGCGGCGCAATCCTGATATGAAATGGAAGTTTGACGAAAACACTCTCCCCCGCCTCATCGGCCAACAAAGAACGATTTTTGAAAAAGCGTTGAGTTTCTTGCATCCAGAAGGGCGCATCGTCTATGCAACCTGTAGCGTCTTGAAAGAAGAGAATCAGCTGCAACTCGAGCACTTTATTAAGACTTACCAGCTTCAAGTTGAAGGGGAAATCTTTCAATCGCTCCCGGCTCAAGGAGAAATGGATGGCTTTTTTGGAGTTGTCCTTAAAAGAGCATAA
- a CDS encoding peptidylprolyl isomerase, which yields MKKFIFIGLSAFFLGLCSLEAAIADSLMSAPQREEPKIFINNRILARINGKSISTFDIVKKMDVAFYKQFPQYLSSSEARYQYYQYNWKYTLEDLINKELILADAQESKVEVSSGDVRQEMESSFGPNIIANLDKVGLSFDEAAKMVQGDILLRRMIGSRVNGKALRLVTPAKVRKTYDEFIQDPANARLTIWNYRVLTIKDRNLQKSEEIAKAAYDLLMQGVSLDEVASKLKERKLLGRKGKATVSSVIKNNEKELSKAYKQVLDGMDNGMYSQPFANKSRAEHTTVYRILYVQEKLPGGYPTFKEMESVLKERLLNDVAEQETNLYIEKLRKHFYIRDSDLQAMLPADYQPFILK from the coding sequence ATGAAAAAATTTATCTTTATCGGCCTTAGCGCCTTTTTTTTGGGATTGTGTTCTTTAGAAGCTGCCATAGCTGATTCATTAATGAGCGCACCTCAGCGAGAAGAGCCCAAAATCTTTATCAACAATCGCATTCTGGCCCGTATCAACGGCAAATCGATTTCTACATTTGACATCGTCAAAAAAATGGATGTCGCCTTTTACAAGCAATTTCCGCAATACCTTTCTTCATCCGAAGCACGCTACCAATACTATCAATACAACTGGAAGTATACGCTAGAAGATCTGATTAACAAAGAACTCATCCTAGCCGATGCTCAAGAAAGCAAGGTTGAAGTCTCGAGCGGCGATGTCAGGCAGGAAATGGAGTCTTCTTTTGGCCCAAACATCATTGCGAATTTAGATAAGGTAGGGCTCAGCTTCGACGAAGCTGCAAAGATGGTTCAGGGCGATATCCTCTTGCGCCGTATGATCGGTTCACGAGTCAACGGAAAAGCTTTACGACTTGTAACTCCTGCCAAGGTGCGTAAAACGTATGATGAATTCATACAAGATCCGGCTAATGCCCGCTTAACGATTTGGAATTACCGCGTTCTAACCATTAAAGACCGCAACCTGCAAAAATCGGAAGAAATAGCCAAAGCAGCTTACGATCTGCTCATGCAAGGTGTATCTTTGGATGAAGTTGCCAGCAAACTGAAAGAGCGCAAATTGCTTGGCCGTAAAGGGAAAGCAACTGTTTCAAGTGTCATTAAAAACAATGAAAAAGAACTTTCAAAGGCGTACAAGCAAGTTTTAGATGGCATGGACAATGGCATGTACAGCCAGCCCTTTGCCAACAAAAGCCGTGCGGAACATACAACTGTTTATCGCATTTTATACGTTCAAGAGAAACTGCCTGGCGGCTACCCGACTTTCAAAGAAATGGAAAGCGTCTTAAAAGAACGCTTACTCAACGATGTGGCCGAGCAAGAGACCAACTTGTACATTGAAAAATTGCGCAAGCATTTTTACATCCGCGATAGCGATTTGCAAGCCATGCTGCCAGCCGATTATCAACCATTTATATTGAAATAA
- the rsmA gene encoding 16S rRNA (adenine(1518)-N(6)/adenine(1519)-N(6))-dimethyltransferase RsmA → MPIYKPSELRLFLNELGIFPKKGLSQNFLIDGNIIRKIVKASAVQPDDLVLEIGPGPGSLTQAMLEAGAHIVAVEKDSTLAQALERLQTPSKQLEVFCEDIMLFPVQKELPLRLKEDQRAKVIANLPYHLTTPILSEMVVHRHLFASLTVMVQEEVARRMTAAPGTSDYSSFTIFLNFYSTPRYAFTVSRNCFYPAPKVDSAIVVLELKEPPPNVNTEEFFKITRTAFEHRRKMLRASLKSLFDPHQISEALEAIGQNPLARPEVLSLDDFLKLYHILRK, encoded by the coding sequence ATGCCGATTTATAAGCCGAGCGAATTGCGTCTTTTTTTAAATGAACTGGGAATATTCCCTAAAAAGGGGCTGTCTCAAAATTTTTTAATTGACGGCAATATCATCCGCAAAATTGTCAAAGCCTCGGCCGTACAACCGGATGATCTCGTCTTAGAAATCGGTCCAGGACCAGGTTCATTGACCCAGGCCATGCTAGAAGCCGGAGCGCACATTGTCGCTGTCGAAAAAGACTCGACGCTCGCGCAAGCTCTCGAAAGACTCCAGACGCCTTCTAAACAACTTGAAGTGTTTTGCGAAGACATCATGCTCTTTCCCGTACAAAAGGAGCTCCCACTACGCCTTAAAGAGGATCAGCGCGCTAAAGTCATTGCCAACCTTCCCTATCACTTGACTACACCCATCTTGAGTGAAATGGTTGTCCACAGGCACCTTTTCGCTTCCCTCACCGTCATGGTCCAGGAAGAAGTCGCAAGGAGAATGACGGCCGCTCCCGGAACATCTGATTATAGCTCTTTCACCATCTTTTTAAACTTCTATTCCACACCACGCTACGCTTTTACAGTCAGTCGCAACTGCTTTTATCCGGCTCCTAAAGTCGATTCGGCTATCGTTGTATTAGAACTCAAAGAACCTCCTCCCAATGTCAATACCGAAGAATTCTTCAAAATAACGCGGACAGCCTTTGAGCATAGACGCAAGATGCTGCGCGCTTCCCTCAAGTCTCTATTCGATCCTCACCAAATTTCTGAAGCCTTAGAAGCCATTGGACAAAATCCTCTAGCCCGTCCAGAAGTCTTATCGCTGGATGATTTCCTTAAGCTGTATCATATCTTAAGAAAATAG
- a CDS encoding D-alanyl-D-alanine carboxypeptidase family protein, whose translation MKKSPFFSYFSFNHWLICLMASACSFLGAEPLNFTIAGESAILLNADSGAILFEKEAYASHYPASTTKIATALYALKRNKALDQEIVAEQDSLVTLSQEAKRKSNYTKPAYWLEPDGTHIGLKKGESMSLLDLMGGMLISSGNDASNVIAQAIGPTIPEFMNQMNAYLKDIGCKQTTFYNPHGLHHPQHQTTAYDLAVMTKEALKEPVFCQIIAQKKFLRPKTNKQAATTLLQTNRLIRPGPFYYSKAIGGKTGYHSKAKKTYVGVARSEGRTLIAVLLGYKERNAIFQDAIKLFDAAFNQPKVQRTFLKSGKQTFCQDLSYAACPLQTSLNEPIQWEYYPAEDPNAKCLLYWQVPELPIAKNQKVGEIHLVAQNGMLLSKSSLLALEEVPLAWPHNWIAGTVAFFNSLSWIGIGIICLMFSGTFLLICLFKQKN comes from the coding sequence ATGAAGAAATCGCCTTTTTTTTCTTATTTTTCATTTAATCATTGGTTAATCTGTTTAATGGCATCCGCCTGCTCTTTTTTAGGAGCCGAGCCTTTGAATTTTACGATTGCTGGTGAGTCTGCTATTTTGCTCAACGCCGATTCAGGCGCTATTTTATTTGAGAAAGAGGCATACGCCTCTCATTATCCTGCTAGCACAACAAAAATTGCGACAGCTTTATATGCCCTCAAAAGAAACAAAGCTTTGGATCAGGAGATTGTCGCAGAGCAGGACTCTTTGGTAACTCTTTCTCAAGAGGCGAAGCGCAAGTCCAATTATACAAAGCCAGCTTATTGGTTAGAGCCTGACGGGACGCACATAGGGTTGAAGAAAGGGGAGTCGATGAGCTTGCTTGATCTAATGGGCGGGATGCTGATTTCTTCAGGGAATGATGCCTCTAATGTGATTGCGCAAGCGATTGGGCCAACGATTCCAGAATTTATGAACCAAATGAATGCCTATCTGAAAGACATTGGCTGCAAGCAGACGACTTTTTACAATCCGCATGGTTTGCATCATCCCCAGCATCAGACGACAGCTTATGACTTGGCGGTTATGACTAAAGAGGCTTTAAAAGAGCCTGTCTTTTGCCAGATCATTGCCCAAAAAAAGTTTTTAAGGCCTAAAACAAATAAGCAGGCGGCGACGACGCTTTTGCAAACCAATCGCTTGATTAGACCAGGGCCTTTTTACTATAGCAAAGCGATAGGCGGCAAGACGGGTTATCACTCCAAAGCTAAGAAGACCTATGTTGGTGTGGCTCGCTCAGAAGGGCGTACTTTGATTGCCGTTTTGCTGGGCTATAAAGAACGCAACGCCATTTTTCAAGATGCGATTAAATTGTTCGATGCTGCATTTAATCAACCGAAAGTCCAGCGTACCTTTCTCAAAAGCGGCAAACAAACATTTTGCCAGGATCTTTCTTATGCAGCTTGTCCGCTTCAAACCTCTTTGAATGAACCAATTCAATGGGAGTATTATCCAGCCGAAGATCCTAACGCCAAGTGTTTGCTTTATTGGCAAGTGCCTGAGTTGCCGATTGCAAAAAATCAAAAGGTTGGAGAGATACACCTTGTGGCCCAAAATGGAATGCTCTTGAGCAAAAGTTCACTCTTAGCTTTAGAGGAAGTTCCTCTTGCATGGCCCCATAATTGGATTGCAGGCACGGTAGCTTTTTTCAATTCTCTTTCTTGGATTGGTATAGGCATCATTTGCCTCATGTTCAGCGGTACGTTTTTATTGATTTGTCTTTTCAAACAAAAGAATTAG
- a CDS encoding ATP-binding protein: protein MHKKTFSASLASLHGMLEFIQAYGQKKSIDTFVLNKIILAAEEALVNIIHYGYPEKNGTIEITCEEPGRKPGIRILIKDQGIPFNPVEKAPSGKDYNPEELKVGGYGIYIFVGIMDRVEYRRRDEGNILSLIKYL, encoded by the coding sequence ATGCATAAGAAGACATTTTCAGCCAGCTTAGCAAGCCTCCATGGCATGCTGGAATTTATCCAGGCGTATGGACAAAAAAAGAGCATCGATACCTTCGTGCTCAATAAAATCATTCTTGCCGCAGAAGAAGCCCTCGTCAATATCATCCATTATGGCTATCCCGAAAAAAATGGAACCATCGAGATTACGTGCGAAGAGCCGGGCCGTAAGCCGGGTATACGCATCTTGATCAAAGACCAAGGCATTCCCTTTAATCCGGTTGAAAAAGCTCCCTCTGGAAAAGATTATAATCCCGAAGAATTAAAAGTTGGGGGATATGGAATCTATATCTTTGTCGGCATCATGGATAGGGTCGAGTACAGAAGAAGAGACGAGGGGAATATTTTGTCTTTGATTAAATATCTCTGA
- the lptE gene encoding LPS assembly lipoprotein LptE yields MIRILRLSFLALSLGVMGCTLKSCQYQFGRGELSERYRTIAIPYAEGDKEGGLTAEVIRRMSETGALRYVSSGGDLTLTIKLIELRDENIGFRYDRKKQGELKKTIIPTESRLSVVAEVSVVEACSGQVIRGPTRIKTSVDFDHDYYSSYRGINVFSLGQLNDYDAAHDAVMYPLNRHLAERIVDYVINSW; encoded by the coding sequence ATGATTAGAATTCTTCGCTTGAGCTTCTTAGCCTTGTCTCTAGGAGTAATGGGGTGCACGCTAAAAAGCTGCCAGTATCAGTTTGGCCGAGGAGAGCTTTCAGAGCGCTATCGCACCATCGCAATTCCTTATGCAGAAGGAGATAAAGAAGGGGGGCTCACAGCAGAGGTCATCCGGCGGATGAGCGAAACGGGAGCTTTGCGTTATGTCTCTTCAGGGGGCGATTTGACTTTGACGATCAAATTAATCGAATTACGTGATGAAAATATTGGTTTTCGTTATGATCGCAAGAAACAGGGCGAATTAAAGAAAACAATTATTCCTACAGAATCGCGTTTAAGTGTGGTTGCCGAAGTATCTGTCGTCGAAGCATGTAGCGGGCAGGTCATTCGGGGACCCACACGAATCAAAACCAGTGTCGACTTTGATCACGACTATTATTCTAGTTATCGTGGTATTAACGTTTTTTCATTAGGCCAGCTCAATGACTATGATGCAGCCCATGACGCTGTCATGTATCCTCTCAATCGCCACTTAGCTGAGAGAATCGTGGACTACGTCATTAATAGCTGGTAA